One region of Synechococcus elongatus PCC 11801 genomic DNA includes:
- a CDS encoding Bax inhibitor-1/YccA family protein, whose product MSTSSNFRDAIREAQTSALVGPSVVRRSLPFVGGGLILTSVGVYGGLGILGSNPGLFMPLWIGSIVLQLVLFFVAQGIASRGNNSTALPILALYGLVTGFSLTGLISIALGSVGIGGLGIAALGCGITFILASIFGQKMSESTGQALTQTVTLGIGALFLVMLVQLIGGIFIPALRGGLELLIAGAGTVLFIGAAFVDFYTLPRTYRDDQYLAAALSMYLTYINLFIFILRFLIAISGSSRD is encoded by the coding sequence ATGTCCACCTCGAGCAACTTTCGAGACGCAATTCGTGAGGCCCAGACTAGCGCACTGGTAGGCCCCAGTGTGGTGCGTCGCTCCCTGCCCTTTGTGGGCGGCGGTCTCATCCTGACCTCTGTCGGTGTTTACGGTGGTTTAGGCATTCTGGGCAGCAATCCTGGCCTGTTTATGCCGCTTTGGATCGGCTCCATCGTGCTACAGCTGGTGCTGTTCTTCGTTGCCCAAGGCATCGCTTCGCGTGGGAACAACAGCACAGCCCTACCGATTCTGGCCTTGTATGGTCTGGTCACTGGTTTTTCGTTGACCGGCCTGATCAGCATCGCCCTCGGCAGCGTTGGCATTGGTGGCCTTGGGATTGCAGCTCTCGGCTGCGGCATCACCTTCATCTTGGCCAGCATTTTCGGGCAAAAAATGTCCGAGTCGACGGGTCAAGCCCTCACCCAGACAGTCACCTTGGGCATTGGCGCCCTGTTCTTGGTGATGTTGGTGCAGCTAATTGGCGGCATCTTCATCCCGGCACTGCGGGGTGGACTGGAGCTGTTGATCGCCGGTGCTGGCACAGTCTTGTTTATCGGTGCTGCTTTCGTCGACTTTTATACGCTGCCGCGCACCTATCGCGATGACCAATACTTGGCCGCAGCATTGTCGATGTACTTGACCTACATCAACCTGTTCATCTTCATCCTGCGCTTCCTGATCGCTATTTCGGGCAGCAGTCGCGACTAG
- a CDS encoding DUF3172 domain-containing protein — MRRRPSPPSYPSRYSEPPSRSPQPPQDKGKNPFDLMTLSILGGVLIIGIGIGSVITSNLSFSPENVVSREALDQQAPDRDICVQYGASAVAMDMRVFMTLNPFSVYVSQPVMQPGCVIRRNNWAVLEQQGAVSSNDVRDCKNRMNTFAYTGTLRSKPAVNCVYQNDAAQNLFLSPGGAEQSPNETNQF; from the coding sequence ATGCGACGCCGTCCTTCTCCTCCTTCCTACCCGAGCCGCTATTCAGAGCCGCCGAGCCGATCGCCCCAGCCGCCACAGGACAAGGGCAAAAATCCGTTTGACTTGATGACGCTGTCGATTCTGGGCGGGGTGTTGATCATCGGAATTGGCATTGGCTCGGTGATCACCTCGAACCTCAGCTTCTCGCCGGAGAACGTCGTCTCGCGGGAAGCACTGGACCAACAAGCCCCCGATCGCGATATCTGTGTCCAGTACGGTGCCAGTGCCGTCGCCATGGATATGCGGGTCTTCATGACGCTCAACCCGTTTAGCGTCTATGTTTCGCAGCCTGTGATGCAACCTGGCTGTGTGATTCGCCGCAATAACTGGGCAGTGCTGGAACAACAGGGGGCAGTCAGCAGCAACGATGTCCGCGACTGCAAAAACCGGATGAATACCTTTGCCTATACAGGCACGCTGCGCAGTAAACCGGCGGTGAACTGCGTCTATCAGAACGATGCAGCGCAGAATCTCTTCCTATCGCCGGGCGGGGCTGAACAGTCACCGAATGAAACCAACCAGTTTTAA
- a CDS encoding ABC transporter permease — translation MAPLLASITTPRSPLALIWQDSLTVFWGDWLDLRVRVTQIVSSGLVSPLIYIVAFGFGLGSSLRPGSGLPEGYNSYLEFILPGMVALSSMAISFGGTTFSICGERLFSKTFEETLLLPVHPLALHIGKMIAGVVRGLLTSVSLLAIAILATGSWGFLHPLFLLTLVLNCATFAGIGVLVGLRVKSLETVGLYNNFLIVPMSFLGATFFDPAQLPIALKAAVYLMPLTYTNLGLRAAAYNPAEYPWYSLVILVLLATSLAALGAKQFASQQD, via the coding sequence ATGGCTCCTCTCCTCGCTTCAATCACAACGCCGCGATCGCCCTTGGCTCTGATCTGGCAAGACAGCCTAACCGTGTTCTGGGGAGACTGGCTCGATCTGCGGGTTCGCGTCACCCAGATCGTTTCCTCTGGTTTAGTCTCGCCCCTAATCTATATCGTTGCCTTTGGCTTTGGCTTAGGTAGTTCCTTGCGCCCCGGCTCTGGTTTGCCAGAGGGATACAACAGCTATTTGGAATTCATCCTGCCGGGGATGGTGGCGCTGTCATCGATGGCAATTAGCTTTGGCGGCACCACTTTTTCGATCTGTGGCGAGCGACTATTCAGCAAAACCTTTGAGGAAACGCTGCTGCTGCCGGTTCATCCGCTGGCATTGCACATTGGCAAGATGATCGCGGGCGTTGTGCGCGGACTACTGACCTCCGTCTCCTTGCTGGCGATCGCGATTTTAGCGACGGGGAGCTGGGGCTTCCTGCATCCGCTCTTTCTGCTGACACTGGTCCTGAACTGTGCCACTTTCGCTGGCATTGGTGTCTTGGTTGGCCTGCGGGTCAAGTCTTTGGAGACTGTCGGCCTCTACAACAACTTCTTGATTGTGCCGATGTCGTTTTTAGGGGCAACCTTCTTCGATCCGGCACAACTGCCGATCGCCCTTAAAGCAGCGGTCTATCTGATGCCCCTGACCTATACCAATTTGGGATTGCGCGCTGCCGCCTACAATCCTGCCGAATATCCGTGGTACAGCCTGGTGATCCTGGTGCTGTTAGCGACAAGTTTGGCTGCCTTGGGTGCCAAGCAGTTTGCTAGCCAGCAAGACTAA
- the trpS gene encoding tryptophan--tRNA ligase produces the protein MGKPRVLSGVQPTGNLHLGNYLGAIRNWVEGQQQYDNFFCVVDLHAITVPHDPTTLAENTYRTAALYLACGIDLSCSTIFVQSHVSAHSELTWLLNCVTPLNWLEGMIQFKEKALKQGENVSTGLLDYPVLMAADILLYDADRVPVGEDQKQHLELTRDIAVRINHLFGRDETPVFKLPEPLIPKAGARVMSLTDGTKKMSKSDPTELSRINLLDPPELIEKKIKRCKTDPQRGLEFDNPDRPECNNLLSLYAILSGRSRETVAAECADMGWGQFKPLLAEAAIEALRPIQTKYDEVRSEPGYLDSVLKQGRERASEVANATLRRVQDALGFSRPVA, from the coding sequence ATGGGGAAGCCCCGCGTTCTTTCCGGTGTTCAACCGACCGGCAACTTGCACCTCGGCAACTATCTCGGGGCGATTCGGAATTGGGTCGAAGGTCAGCAGCAGTACGACAACTTTTTCTGTGTGGTCGATCTGCACGCAATCACGGTTCCCCACGACCCAACCACGCTGGCTGAGAACACCTATCGCACGGCAGCGCTCTATTTGGCCTGTGGCATCGATCTCAGTTGCTCGACGATTTTTGTGCAGTCCCATGTCTCAGCGCACAGTGAGCTGACTTGGCTGCTGAACTGCGTGACGCCCCTGAACTGGCTGGAAGGCATGATTCAGTTCAAGGAAAAAGCGCTGAAACAAGGAGAGAACGTCTCGACGGGGCTCTTGGATTACCCCGTGCTGATGGCAGCGGATATTCTGCTCTACGATGCCGATCGCGTCCCGGTGGGCGAAGACCAAAAGCAACACTTAGAGTTGACCCGCGACATTGCGGTTCGCATCAATCACCTGTTTGGGCGCGACGAAACGCCAGTCTTCAAGTTGCCGGAGCCCTTGATTCCTAAGGCAGGGGCACGGGTGATGAGCCTGACCGATGGCACCAAGAAAATGTCGAAGTCAGATCCGACGGAACTGAGCCGGATTAACCTGCTGGATCCGCCCGAGCTGATTGAGAAGAAGATCAAGCGCTGTAAGACCGATCCGCAGCGCGGGCTGGAATTTGATAACCCCGATCGCCCCGAGTGTAATAACCTGTTGAGCCTCTACGCGATCCTGAGTGGCCGTAGTCGCGAGACTGTTGCCGCAGAATGTGCCGACATGGGCTGGGGGCAATTCAAACCGCTGTTGGCAGAAGCGGCGATCGAGGCCCTGCGTCCGATCCAGACCAAATACGACGAAGTGCGATCGGAGCCAGGCTATTTGGATAGTGTGCTGAAGCAAGGCCGAGAACGGGCCAGTGAAGTGGCGAATGCTACCTTGCGCCGTGTCCAAGATGCCCTTGGTTTTAGTCGGCCCGTGGCATGA
- a CDS encoding methylenetetrahydrofolate reductase, protein MNMRRFREAVAAGEFLITAEVAPPKGADPSGMLVHAELLRSRVHAINITDGSRAVMRMSSLAATVLLRQRGIEPICQVACRDRNRIALQADLLGAQALGLDNILALTGDPVKAGDSPEARPVFELESVRLLQLIQKLNGGLDIHDKPLPDGASDLFAGAAVDPQLKSWSGLERRFWRKVDSGAQFFQSQLICDFDRLDRFMEQIARPSGRPVLAGIFLLKSAKNAEFINRNVPGVQIPQTIIDRLAAAADPLAEGIAIAAEQVRWAQQLCQGVHLMAVRREDLIPAILDQAGIAPLQPTSDRQPSTLLMP, encoded by the coding sequence ATGAACATGCGTCGTTTTCGCGAAGCGGTCGCCGCTGGTGAGTTTTTAATCACCGCTGAGGTAGCGCCACCCAAGGGAGCCGATCCCAGTGGCATGCTTGTCCATGCGGAACTGCTGCGATCGCGCGTCCATGCCATCAACATCACCGATGGCAGTCGCGCCGTGATGCGGATGTCCTCCCTCGCTGCGACGGTGTTGCTGCGCCAGCGGGGCATTGAGCCAATCTGCCAAGTTGCTTGCCGCGATCGCAATCGCATTGCCCTACAAGCCGATCTCCTCGGGGCGCAAGCCCTCGGTCTGGACAATATCTTGGCGCTGACGGGTGACCCGGTCAAAGCCGGCGATAGTCCTGAAGCGCGGCCAGTGTTTGAGCTGGAATCCGTGCGATTGCTGCAGTTGATCCAGAAGCTGAACGGTGGACTAGATATCCACGACAAGCCGCTGCCGGATGGTGCCAGTGATCTGTTTGCAGGCGCAGCCGTCGATCCACAACTCAAGAGCTGGTCGGGGCTGGAACGCCGTTTTTGGCGCAAGGTGGACTCGGGCGCGCAGTTCTTTCAGAGCCAGCTAATCTGCGATTTCGATCGCCTCGATCGCTTCATGGAGCAGATCGCACGGCCTAGCGGTCGCCCTGTACTGGCCGGTATCTTCCTACTCAAGTCCGCCAAAAACGCGGAGTTTATCAATCGCAATGTGCCAGGAGTGCAGATTCCCCAGACGATCATCGATCGCCTCGCAGCAGCAGCGGATCCACTGGCAGAAGGGATTGCGATCGCGGCTGAACAGGTTCGTTGGGCTCAGCAACTTTGCCAAGGCGTGCATCTAATGGCAGTCCGGCGGGAAGACTTGATTCCAGCCATTCTCGATCAAGCTGGGATTGCACCACTGCAACCCACGAGCGATCGCCAACCATCGACTCTGCTTATGCCATAG
- the cmpR gene encoding HTH-type transcriptional activator CmpR has translation MKNLTLHQLKVFEAAARHSSFTRAAEELYLTQPTVSIQVKQLTKAVGLPLFEQIGKRLYLTEAGRQLYKTTRQVFEQLEQLDMTIADLQGMKQGQLRLAVITTAKYFIPRLIGPFCQRYPGINVSLKVTNHEGLVNRINDNLDDLYVLSRPPSGLDITVQPFLDNPLVVVGPATHPLAKQRGISLERIAQEPFILRERGSGTREAAEQLFAAHNLNLNVKLDLGSNEAIKQAILGGLGLAVLSYHTLTSAGATPELVMFEVEGFPIHRQWHAVYPAGKQLSTVAATFLDYLLTESQRIAADIQIPEASASVIAADNPENPEPLLEV, from the coding sequence GTGAAAAATCTGACGCTGCACCAGCTCAAAGTGTTTGAAGCCGCTGCCCGCCATAGTAGCTTCACCCGCGCGGCAGAAGAGCTGTATTTGACCCAGCCCACAGTCTCCATTCAGGTCAAACAACTGACCAAAGCAGTCGGTCTGCCGCTTTTTGAGCAAATTGGTAAGCGGCTCTACCTCACAGAAGCAGGACGTCAGCTCTACAAAACAACCCGGCAGGTGTTCGAGCAGCTCGAACAGCTCGACATGACGATCGCTGACCTGCAAGGCATGAAACAGGGTCAGCTACGTCTCGCAGTCATCACCACGGCCAAGTACTTTATTCCCCGCTTGATCGGACCCTTTTGCCAGCGCTACCCCGGCATCAATGTCTCTCTCAAGGTGACCAACCATGAGGGTCTCGTCAATCGGATCAATGACAACCTTGACGATCTCTACGTGCTCAGCCGTCCCCCCAGTGGACTAGATATCACTGTACAGCCCTTCCTCGATAACCCCCTTGTTGTCGTAGGCCCAGCAACGCATCCCCTCGCGAAGCAGCGAGGCATTTCCCTCGAGCGCATCGCACAAGAGCCGTTTATTCTGCGGGAACGGGGGTCGGGGACTCGGGAAGCAGCGGAACAGCTATTTGCTGCCCATAACCTCAATTTGAATGTCAAGCTCGACCTCGGTAGCAACGAAGCAATTAAGCAAGCCATTCTCGGGGGCTTAGGACTCGCGGTGCTGTCTTATCACACCCTGACCTCAGCGGGTGCAACGCCGGAATTAGTGATGTTTGAGGTTGAAGGATTCCCCATCCATCGCCAGTGGCATGCCGTTTATCCAGCCGGTAAGCAACTCTCGACTGTCGCTGCAACTTTTTTGGATTACCTCCTCACAGAAAGCCAGCGGATCGCAGCAGATATTCAAATTCCTGAAGCAAGCGCAAGCGTGATCGCAGCAGATAATCCTGAAAATCCTGAGCCTCTGCTTGAGGTCTAA